In the Apteryx mantelli isolate bAptMan1 chromosome 13, bAptMan1.hap1, whole genome shotgun sequence genome, one interval contains:
- the LOC106484142 gene encoding transforming growth factor beta activator LRRC32-like, with the protein MLFFEHRLTERGCLLLWLLPSILKAQSSGEVRPKPLPCQQSPTKVSCKGVGLRKFPKELGQGVKYLELSNNFIQNLSDSCMPWFGQLEYLDICFNQLEAVSEMTLAQLPHLHSLLLGSNHLDRNYLTNGKAFRLLRSIEVLDLSANNLESHMAGWYFSNLTTLKKLDLSGNKMTRLPAGIFWSTPQLSELNLSNNYIMEIEEGAFEALRDLKVLNLALNSLHCIAGFALTQLRVLNLSHNALELFVSEEGEEHYLLQVLDLSHNRLLYFPELPKAHYLTHLNLSNNAIMSLVPSSHHPAEFVLQYDEMARLNKSLNAVASLTHVADLDLSNNQLHQFPFTFFHSLSALHNLNVAMNCLQKVTKESLTGDTESDDSLVSQEHALLSVRSLDLHGNFIHLLPHWFFDFLPHLETINLGSNSLQPCESQETNKGEVSGGGSRMPAPGGTCTAFYNIPSLKHLSLCKNNITRLYPYMFNRTPLISLDLSENKDLFMPKEALEGLEFSLQKLSLRGNQMHDGQTEFPCLDTLKVLDLSGNNLSLLPAGLFCSPLESLDIRSNNLMTFEKLALAGWSHSLKHMSVAGNPFNCCALAWLDMLQATSVSVLDLNETLCSYQDKTKNFSVKIISSPRWLCPHPEGNSSLAVLVVVISLLFLSYGACCLLKKGQKLPGCLGFRSNRVDVMPYHPEREKTAEARPADSITKV; encoded by the exons ATGCTTTTCTTTGAACACCGGCTCACTGAACGAGGATGTTTGCTGCTCTGGCTGCTCCCATCTATTCTCAAAGCCCAGTCTAGTGGGGAAGTGAGGCCCAAGCCTCTACCATGCCAGCAG AGCCCCACGAAGGTGTCATGCAAAGGTGTTGGCCTGCGCAAGTTTCCAAAGGAGCTTGGCCAAGGAGTTAAGTACCTTGAACTCTCCAACAACTTCATCCAAAACCTGTCAGACAGCTGCATGCCTTGGTTTGGGCAGCTTGAATACCTGGACATATGCTTCAACCAGCTGGAGGCTGTGTCTGAAATGACCCTGGCTCAGCTACCCCATCTTCACTCTCTCCTCCTGGGATCAAACCACCTTGATCGCAATTACCTCACTAATGGGAAGGCCTTTAGGTTGCTCAGGAGTATAGAGGTCCTGGATCTGTCAGCAAATAATTTGGAGAGTCACATGGCAGGCTGGTACTTCAGCAATCTCACCACACTGAAGAAGCTGGATCTGTCTGGGAACAAGATGACAAGGCTGCCGGCAGGTATCTTCTGGAGTACGCCACAGCTGAGTGAGCTCAACCTCAGCAACAACTATATcatggaaatagaggagggagcTTTTGAGGCTCTGAGAGACCTGAAGGTGCTGAACTTAGCTTTGAATTCCCTCCACTGTATTGCTGGCTTCGCTCTCACACAGCTGCGAGTTTTAAATCTCAGCCACAATGCCCTGGAGCTCTTTGTctcagaggagggagaagagcacTACCTCCTTCAAGTGCTAGACTTGAGTCATAACAGACTTCTCTATTTTCCAGAGCTCCCCAAAGCACATTACCTCACACACTTAAACCTCTCCAACAATGCTATTATGTCACTGGTCCCAAGTTCACACCATCCAGCAGAATTTGTACTGCAGTATGATGAGATGGCAAGGCTTAACAAGTCCTTGAATGCTGTGGCTAGTCTGACCCATGTAGCTGACTTAGATCTCAGCAATAACCAGCTGCATCAGTTTCCATTTACTTTCTTTCACAGTCTGAGCGCTCTGCACAATCTCAATGTGGCTATGAATTGTCTCCAGAAGGTAACCAAGGAGTCACTTACAGGTGACACAGAAAGCGACgactcacttgtgtctcaggagCATGCGCTTCTGTCTGTGCGCTCACTGGATCTCCATGGCAATTTTATTCACTTGTTGCCACATTGGTTTTTTGATTTTCTGCCTCATTTGGAAACGATCAATCTTGGTTCCAACAGCCTCCAACCTTGTGAGAGCCAGGAAACTAATAAAGGAGAGGTTTCAGGAGGGGGCTCTCGTATGCCAGCCCCAGGAGGTACCTGCACTGCATTTTATAACATACCTAGCTTGAAGCATCTGAGTCTTTGTAAGAATAACATTACAAGGCTGTATCCTTACATGTTCAACCGAACTCCTTTGATCTCATTAGATCTGTCTGAGAACAAGGATTTGTTCATGCCCAAAGAAGCTCTGGAGGGGCTGGAGTTTTCCTTGCAGAAACTCTCTCTGAGAGGAAACCAGATGCATGATGGTCAGACAGAATTCCCCTGTCTGGACACACTGAAAGTTTTGGACCTATCAGGCAATAATTTGAGCCTTCTTCCTGCAGGCCTTTTCTGCTCCCCGCTGGAAAGCCTGGACATTCGCAGTAACAACCTGATGACCTTTGAAAAGCTGGCTCTTGCGGGCTGGTCCCACAGCCTCAAGCACATGTCTGTTGCTGGAAACCCATTTAACTGTTGTGCGCTGGCCTGGCTGGATATGCTGCAGGCGACCAGCGTGAGTGTGCTGGACCTGAATGAAACGCTCTGCTCCTACCAAGATAAGACAAAGAACTTCTCGGTCAAGATAATCAGCAGTCCTCGGTGGCTTTGTCCACATCCCGAAGGAAATAGCTCTCTGGCTGTGCTGGTGGTAGTGATTAGCCTCTTGTTTCTCAGCTATGGggcctgctgccttctgaaaaAAGGACAGAAGTTGCCTGGGTGTTTGGGTTTCAGAAGCAATAGGGTGGATGTCATGCCGTACCAtccagaaagagaaaagacagcTGAGGCAAGGCCAGCAGACAGCATTACAAAAGTTTAG